In one window of Maribacter sp. BPC-D8 DNA:
- a CDS encoding DUF2490 domain-containing protein: MKKVITLLVLLATINQANAQSGSTGEDDFGSWFMYFGTNKIADKWSIHTEAQFRYYEMASNFNQLLLRTGINYHINPDAIATLGYGFIETDPTFSEFDVIGGDALIKNNSISEHRIFEQFILKNKVWEFNFEHRYRLEQRFVQNNATGISNTLHRARYRIQMTLPLTDIFFLNFYDEIFINLQNDAFGQNRAYAALGVNVTEDLSMQVGYLKNHFSETNYDRLQIGVFYNTDLRGIFKKKE; encoded by the coding sequence ATGAAGAAAGTTATTACGTTATTAGTATTATTGGCTACTATTAATCAAGCAAATGCACAAAGTGGTAGTACAGGAGAAGATGATTTTGGTAGTTGGTTCATGTATTTCGGTACCAATAAAATTGCCGATAAATGGAGCATACATACCGAAGCGCAATTTAGATATTATGAAATGGCATCTAACTTCAATCAGCTATTACTTCGTACAGGTATAAATTATCATATTAACCCTGATGCTATTGCGACCTTAGGCTATGGATTTATTGAAACCGACCCAACGTTCAGTGAATTTGACGTTATTGGGGGTGATGCTCTTATCAAAAATAACTCCATTTCTGAACACCGCATATTTGAGCAATTCATTCTTAAAAATAAAGTATGGGAATTTAATTTCGAGCATCGCTATCGTTTAGAACAACGCTTTGTTCAAAATAATGCTACAGGTATTAGCAATACATTACATAGGGCTCGCTATAGAATTCAAATGACCTTGCCCCTAACCGATATCTTTTTCTTGAATTTCTATGATGAAATTTTCATCAATCTACAAAATGATGCCTTTGGTCAAAACCGTGCTTATGCAGCCCTAGGCGTTAATGTTACCGAAGATTTGAGCATGCAAGTTGGGTATTTAAAAAATCACTTTAGCGAGACTAATTACGATCGACTTCAAATTGGTGTATTTTATAATACTGATTTACGTGGCATTTTTAAAAAGAAGGAGTAA